The Oryzihumus leptocrescens sequence TACGTGAGGGTGCGCGCGGAGGACGTGAGGTCGACGGTGGTCGAAGAGAGCCTCACGAGGCTGGCCCACGGGACCTTCGCGTCGTAGACGCACCCGGTGCGGGTGGTGTCCGCCGGGTCGAGCGTGCACCAGTTGGTGCCGGTGCCGCCGGCCACGTGGTCGGCGCCCGAGCCGCCGTCGAGGTCGTCGGAGCCGTCGCCGCCGTTGAGGACGTCGTTGCCGGCGGATCCGGTCAGGACGTCGTCGCCGCTGCCCCCGGACTCGTTGTCGTTTCCGGTGCCGCCCTGGAGCACGTCGTTGCCGGCCCCGCCGACCTCGGTGTCGTTGCCGCTGCCGCCGTCGATCACGTCGTTGCCGGGGCCGCCGTCGATGACGTCGTTGCCACCGAGGCCCTTGATGACGTCGTTGCCGCCGAGGCCGCAGATGACGTCCCGTCCGCTGGTGCCCGTGATCGTCTCGCTGCGCGAGGTGCCGACCTTGGTGCAGCGCAGGCCGGTGCTGGTGTAGGTCGCCGCCTGTGCCGGCAGCGCGGTCACCAGCGAGAGCACGGTGACGGCGGCGGCAGTGGCGGAGGCGCAGGCAAGGGCGCGGGTGCGGGCCATCGGAACGGTCCTTGGGGTGAGGGCGCCGGCGCTCCCCCGTCGGGTCCGGCTGCGTCACCGAAGGTACCGCGCGCCCCGCACCCGTCGGGGCGTTTTGGCCGGATCGACGGGCGCGCGGCGAGGGACCACTCAGGTCAGCGCAGCGGGTGCGCCCGGTAGTGCCGGCGCCAGATGATCCGGTAGACCCCGAGGTACTTCGGCAGTGAGCGCAGCCCCGGGATGAACGGCAGGAGCAGCAGCCCCAGCGACAGCAGCGCCATGAGGGCCCAGACCTGGGCGTCGGCGTTGTCGGAGGTGTTGAACGGGGGCACCTGGTACCAGAAGGTGTAGAGCCACAACCACGGCTGGCCGGGGTAGTTGCCCGTCTCGTTCATCATCCCCCACTGGTCGCCGCCGAGGTTGCGGGCGCGGGCCTGGTCCTCCAGGTAGGTCCCGTCGGCGAGCAGCAGCAGGGACTTGGTCGAGTTGCCGCCGTAGAAGCCCGGCTCCGCCAGCGCGCCGTCGAGGCCGCCGGCCTGGGCCTGCTGCAGGTAGGCCGTGGTCAGGACCGGCACCGGGCCGTAGCTGCCGCGCGCGACCGCTGACGGGTTGCCGTCAGGCGCCTTGCCGAGCGCGTCGGAGTACGCCGTCGCCCACTTCGTCTGCTCGTCTGGGGACGCGTTCCGCCAGGTGGCGAGAGCCAGGCTCAGGAGTGGGCTGCCCTGCAGCTGGGACAACGGCTTGATGACCAGGTCGTTGGCCGAGTCCACTGGCGTGGTCACGCCGGCCCACTTCTGGAGCTTGAGCGGGCCGAGGGTCTGGCCGACCGCGTTGGTGTTGTACGGCCCACCGTACCCGGCGCTGGTGCTCGTGCCGGCCAGCTCGGCCGCCGCCGTGGCGACGACGTCGTTGGGCGCCGACGTGGCCCAGCTCTGCAGCGTGATCGCCTTCTCGTCGGGAGAGGAGAAGACGGCGGCGAGGCCGACCGTCAGCAGGGCCACCACCGCGAGGGCGATGACGAACTCCTTGACCAGGTCGTAGGGCCGCGTGGCCTTGGTCGCGATGGCGGTCATGCGCCTTCCTCCTCACCGATCGGCGGGACGACGCCGTGACGACGCACCAGCACCAGGTGCAGCACGGTGATGATCCCGACCACGACAGGCAGCAGCACGACGTGCCACAGCAGCATCTGCGCGGGGTTGAGCACGTTGAAGAACGCCCCGACCCCGACGGAGTTCAGCCCGTCCTTGGCCTGCGTGCTGATCCACTGGGAGTCGAAGTTGCTCTGCACGAGGTAGCCGGTGAAGGCCGTGCCGATCGAACCGAGGAAGCAGACCACGCCGGTCATCCACGTCAGCGCGCGCTTGCCCCGCCAGGCCGCCATGAAGAACTTGCCCCAGAGGTGGATCACCATGAACGCGAAGAAGAGCTCGACGCTCCACAGGTGCGTCGAGTTGGTGAAGTGGCCCAGGCCCGAGGTGTGCCACCAGACCGAGCCGCCGATGGCGAGCACTCCGCCGGTGACGAGGACCACGACGAACGCGGCCAGGGTCAGTACGCCGAAGACGTAGATGGCAGAGGCGACGTAGGCCGGCTGACGGTCCGGGAGCGCCTGTCCCGGCGGCACCGTGCGGGCGACCCGACCCCGGAAGCGGGCGGTCCAGCTCGGTCCGGAGGGACCACTGACGCGGGCCATCCCGCCTTGCGCGGTGGTCACGGCTGGTCCTCGGTCTCGTAGCGCTCGGGGTGACGCCCGAGCGGCAGGAACACAGCGGCAGCGAAGATGACGAGCATCAGCCCGATGACCACGAGGTTGGCCACGGAGATCTGGATCCACCCCCAGTGGACGTAGGTTCCGGCAGTGTCTGCCGCGACGGCGCTCACCATGGGACACCTCCAGTTGGTCCGGTCACCCTCAGTGGACGCCGAACCGTCCGTGGCGGGACAGGGACCAAGGACACCGAGCGAAGGGCCCTGCTACCCGGTCGTGTTGGATGGCGGGATGGTGCCCCTTGACCTCGACGTCATCCGGCTGACCCTGCACGTGCTCGCCGCAACGGTGTGGGTTGGCGGGCAGATCGTGCTGGGCGCGCTCGTCGGCCCGCTGCGCCGGGCCGCTCCGGCGACGACAGCCGTCGCCGCGAACGCGTTCGCGCGCGTGGCGTGGCCGGCGTTCGCCGTCCTGCTGCTCACCGGCATGTGGAACCTGGCCGTCGAGCACACCCAGGGCAAGCACCCCGGCGCGTTGGGCGTGAAGCTCGTCCTCGTGGTCCTCTCCGGCCTCGGTGCCGCCCTGCACTCGGCGGCGAAGACCCCTGCCGCGCGGGGAGTCTGGGGCGCGGTCGGGTTGCTCGGCGCGCTGGGCGCCGTGCTCATGGGTGTCGCCATCACCGAGGCCGGCTGACGGCTGACGGCACCCCCCGCGCGTCAGCGGGCCCATCGTCACGCCCGCCCGGGACACACGCCCCTGCCGTATCCGGCGGCCGTCCGGTGGACTGGAGCCATGACGAAGCGGCACATGCCACCACGGGGTCCGGTTGCCGCGGGCGCGGTCCTCCTGCTGGCGCTCTCGGGGTGCGCCGCGACCGGCTCGACGGGTGCGATGAACGGTCCCGGCATGATGGGCGACGCCTCCGCGGGCTACCACTTCTCCCGGCTGAGCTGTTCGGCCCCGACCTCACTCCCGGGCAGCACGGTCCGCGTGGTGCTCGCGGACATGGGCATGTCGCGGATGGTCACCGGCACAGCGCCGCTCAGGGCGCACATGATGCTGCGGGCCACCCCCGGCACGGTCACGGCCGGTCAGGTGAGCCTCGTCGTCACCAACATGGGGTGGCGCACCCACGAGGTCGTGGTGCTGCCCCTCCCCGCCGGAACCGTTGAGGGGCAACGCATCCCGGGCCCGGACGGCAAGGTCGACGAGACCGGCAGTCTGGGTGAGGCCTCCGCCAGCTGCACGTCCGGGACGGGTGAAGGCATCCGGGCGGGGACGGCCGGCTGGACGACCGTGACCCTGCCACCCGGTCGCTACGAGCTCGTCTGCAACCTGGCGAACCACTACGCCGACGGCATGCACCAGGAGCTCGACGTCGTCCCTCGGGCGTAGGGGCTCCAGGGCCCTGACCAGCTCCCGCAGGTAGGTGCCGGTGGGGGCGGTGGCGCCGTCCGGGGCTCAGGCGGCCGGGTGGTCGCTCAGAGCGGTCAGGACGCTGTCCAGGTCGGTGCTGGTGTCCCGGTTGTACGGGAGCCGGGACAGGAGCATGCCCATGGCGCAGCTGTTGGTGACGGCGGCGAACGCCAGACCGCCTCCGACGGCTCCGGACAGCCACCTGGCCGGCGGCCAGACGATGCTGGCGAGCACGCCGCCGAGGACGAGCGAGCCGGCGACCAGGCGCACCTGGCGCTCGAGGTCCCAGGGCGCGCGGCCGCGGATGAGCGGCTCTCCGGCCTGCTCCCAGGCGAGGACCCCGCCGTCAAGGACGTGCAGGTTAGGCAGTCCGACCTCGGCCAGCAGGGTCTCGGCCTGGCTGGCGCGGGCGCCGGAGCGGCAGATCAGCACGACGTCCTCGTCAAGGTGCTCACGCAGCTCGTGGCGGTGCTCGCGCAGCAGGTCCAGGGGGACGTTGTACGAGCCGGCGACGTGGCTGGAGGAGAACTCTGCCGCAGACCGGACGTCGAGCACGCGGGGAGCGTCGGGCGCGGCCATCCAGTCGCGCAGCTCCTCGGGGGTGATGCGGGTGGGCTTGGTGCGGGTGGGGGTGAGGGTCATGGCTGGGTTGTGGTTCCTGTCGGTGGGATGGTGCGGAGCAGGCACTCCCGGTCGGGGAGGGCCGCTTGTGGTCAGAGGAGCTGCGGGACGCTGCGGGCCGCGGTGTAGAGGGCCACGAGCACCAGCAGCACCGTGAACGCCCGCGACAGCGTCCGCGGGGGCACCCGTGAGGCCACACGACCGCCGAGGACGCTGCCGACGACGGCGGCCAGGGTGAACGTGCCCAGCAGGAGCCAGTCCGGATGCATCCCGTGGCCGGCCCGGGCCAGGAGCGCCGAGGCGCTGTTGACGGCGATGACCAGCAGTGAGGTGCCCACGGCCACCGGCATGGCGAAGCCAAGGGAGATCACCAGCGCGGGGACGACGGCGAAGCCGCCCCCGACGCCGAAGAACCCGGTGAGCAGGCCGACCGCGGTGGCCGTGACCAGCACCCGGGCGGCGCGGGGACAGTCGCAGGACCAGGGCGCCAGGGTCAGGACCGGCTGCCGGCTGAGGTCCGTGGCGTCGGAGGCGTTGGCAGGCGTGTGCCGGGCGGTGCGGCTGCGCGCGAACATCACCGCGGCCACGACGAGCATGAGCGCCGAGAATGCGGCGAGCAGCACGTTCGGAGGGACGCTGGCGGACAGGCGTGAGCCCACCCAGGAGCCCGCGATCCCGAGAACGCCGAAGACCAGGCCCTGCGCGACGCGGACCCGCCCTTCGCGGGCGTGCGCGGCCAGCCCGGCCAGGGCGGTGACCCCGACGATGAGCAGCGAGCCGGTGGTGGCGCTCCTGGTGTCCTGGCCCAGCAGGTAGACCAGTGCGGGGACGGTCAGGATCGAGCCGCCGCCGCCGAGGGCGCCGAGGCTGAGGCCGATGAGCAGGCCGATCGGGATGGCCAGGGCTAGCACGGTGCCGCCCCCGGGCGAGCTCCGGTCGCCCTCACGAGCCGACGGTCAGGGGCCGGGCGGTGGCGACGACGGGCAGGCCCGCAGGTGCAGCCTGCTCGTCGAAGGAGTCGTCGACCGCCACGACGTGGTGGCCGACCCGGGCCAGGACCGACGCGGCGATGGAGGCGCGGTAACCGGCGGCGCAGTGCACCCACACCTCACCGTCGGGGACCTCGTCCAGCCGGTCGAGGAGCTCGTGCAGCGGGAGGCTCACCGCCCCGTCGATGTGCGCCTCGTCCCACTCCGGGGTGCGCCGCACGTCCACCATGGCGACCTCGCGGTGGTGGCGCACCTGGGCCAGGTCGGCGAACGTCGCGGTCCGGAAGCTGCCGAGCCGGTCGTCGGTCCACTGCTCCGGGGAGCCGGTGGCGGCCGCCGCCGGACGGTCGAGGCCGATGCGGGCCAGCTCGCGCTGGGCCTCGGCCACCTGCTCGGGGGTCTCCCCGAGCAGCGTCACGGGGGTGCCCCACGGGATGAGCCAGCCGAGGTAGGTGGCGAGCTGCCCGTCGATACCGAAGTTGAACGTGCCGCGGACGTGCCCGGCAGCGAACGCGGTCCGGCTGCGCAGGTCGACGAGCCACTCCCCCGCCTCGAGCCGGCGGCGCAGCTCGTCCTTGTCGGCGGTCGCGGGGGCGCTCAGGTCGGCTGCGTCCGGCCCTGCAGCGTTGGCGGGGGCCATGTGGGCGTAGTAGGCGGGCCAGGTGTCGAGGGCGGCGAGGAGCTCGTCGACCCACTCCTGCTCGGCCTGGGTCAAGGCCGGGTTGGTGCGCTTCTCCTGCCCGATCGTCGAGGACGTCGCCTCGGACTGGGTGGCCGAGCAGAAGCTGCCGAAGCCGTGCGTGGGCAGCACCTGCGCCTGCTCGGGCAGCTCGGCTGCCAGCCGGTTCGCCGAGTGGTACTGGTGGTGGACCAGTGCGTGGGTGTGCTCGGGGCCGAGCAGGTCCGGTCGGCCGGTGGAGCCGAACAGCAGCGACCCGCCGGAGAAGACCCCTACCTGCTCACCGTCCGCCTCCAGGGCGTAGGACAGGTGGGTGTACGTGTGCCCGGGAGTGGCGATGACGCGGACCCGCAGCGCCGGGCTCACCTCGACGACGTCGCCGTCACGGACCGGGACGCGGTCGTAGGAGACCTGGTCGTCCGCGTTCACGTGGTATGCCGCGCCGGTCACCTTCGCCAGGGCCAGCCCGCCGGTGACGTAGTCGTTGTGGATGTGGGTCTCGAACACGTGGGTGATCCGCACCCCCGCCTCGTGCACGACGTCGAGGACGCGGTCGATGTCGCGCTGCGGGTCGACGACGAGGGCGACCTCGCCGTCGTGGGCGACGTAGCTGCGGTCCCCCAGGGTCGGGGTGTCGATCGGGATGATGGTCACCATCAGGTGAACGTCCTTTCGGGGAGGTCGGGAGGGTCAGGCGGCGTGCGGGCGGACGCCGCGGACGACCGGGCGGCCGGCACGCGCCCAGGCGGCGGTGCCGCCGGCGACGGAGCAGGCGTCGAACCCGGCCCGCTCGAGCAGGCTGGTCATGGACTTGCTGCGGTTACCGCTGGCGCAGATCACGAAGAGCGGCACGCCGCGCGGCATCTCGCCGAGGCGGGCGGCGAGCTGGCCCATCGACAGCAGGACGGCTCCGGGCACGTGGCCGTCGACGTACTCGCCCGGCTCACGCACGTCCACGACGAAGGCGCCCTCCGCGTGCGCGGCGGCGAACTCCTCGGGGGTCACGTCACGCATGGTCTTCTGGCTCCTCACGAACAGGCTACGGCATACCCCAGGGGGTATCTGCCATCGCCAACGCTAGCCCGCGACCGCGCCATTCCCCAACCCGCACCGGCCGGCTGTGACATACCCCATGGGGTATGTCGGCCGACGTTGGGGAACACCCCCGGCGAGCGCCCGGTTGATACCCCCGCGGGTATATTGCCGTCAGGAGATCGCCGCCACCCCGGCGTCCTGAACCCTCCAGCCCTGAACGGGAGCCCACCGTGACGTCCTACGCGATCAGCACCACCCTCGACCAGCCCTTCGCGACGGTGCTGGAGGCCACCCGTGACGCCCTGGCGGACCAGGGCTTCGGCGTCCTGACCGAGATCGACCTCCGGGCCACGCTGAAGGCCAAGCTCGACGTCGACGTGGAGCCCCAGGTCATCCTCGGGGCCTGCCGCCCGCCGCTGGCCCACGCCGCCCTCGAGGCCGAGCCGTCGATCGGGCTGCTGCTGCCCTGCAACGTCGTCGTACGCTCGGTCGGCCCCGCCACGACGCTGGTCGAGGCGCTGGACCCCGAGGCCATGGTGACCCTGACCGGCAACGACGCGCTGGCCTCGGTGGCTCAGGAGGCGACGGCCCGGCTCACGGCCGCCCTGGGTGCACTGACCGCATCACCCGCCCGCGCCTGAACCCACGACACGACTGACCCGAGGAGCACCGATGGTCGAGCTCAACCCGGACGAGATGGCCCCCGTCCTGAACCGCCTGCGCCGCGCCCAGGGCCAGCTCGGCGGCGTGCTGCGGATGATCGAGGAGGGCCGCGACTGCAAGGACGTGGTGACCCAGCTCGCCGCGGTCAACCGTGCCCTCGACCGGGCCGGCTTCGCCATCATCTCCAGCGGGCTCAAGCAGTGCCTGGCCGACCCCGACAGCGCCGACTCGATGGACACCGAGGCGCTGGAGAAGCTCTTCCTGTCCCTTGCCTGAACCCAAGCGTGACCGGGCGGTGACGCGCCCGGTGGCCCTCGGGCTGCGCGCCAACGCGGCCCAGTTCAGCCTTCTCGTCGCGGTCAACGCCCTCGTCGGCGGGATGCTCGGCCAGGAGCGCACCGTCCTGCCGCTGCTGGCCACGCGGACCTTCCACCTGACGGCATACACCGCCGCCCTCACCTACATCCTCGCGTTCGGGGTGTCCAAGGCGGCGACCAACTACGTCGCCGGGACCTGGTCGGACCGCTACGGCCGCAAGCCGGTGCTCGTGGCCGGGTGGCTGGTCGCCGTCCCGGTGCCGCTGCTGCTGATCTGGGCGCCGAGCTGGGGCTGGATCGTCGCCGCCAACGTCCTGCTCGGGGTCAGCCAGGGCCTGACCTGGTCGACCACGGTGATCATGAAGATCGACCTCGTCGGCCCGGCCAGGCGCGGCTTCGCGATGGGCCTGAACGAGGCCGCCGGCTACGGCGCGGTGGCCGTCACCGCCCTGGCCACCGGCTACCTGGCCCAGGCCTTCGGGCTGCGCCCCGCGCCGTTCCTCCTGGGCATCGCCTTCGCCGCCCTCGGCCTGGGGCTGTCCACGGTGTTCGTCCGGGAGACCCGAGGTCACGCCCGCCTCGAGGCGGCCAACCACGTGGCCCGCGCCGACGGGCGGCACGACCACCTGCACGACGAGCTCACCGACGCCCAGGTGTTCACCCAGACCAGCTTCCGCGAGCCCGCGCTGTCCTCGGCCAGCCAGGCCGGGCTGGTCAACAACCTCAACGACGGCCTCGCGTGGGGGCTGTTCCCCGTCCTCTTCGCAGCCACCGGCATGTCCGTCGCCCGCATCGGCGTCCTCGCGGCGCTCTACCCCGGGGTGTGGGGCCTCGGGCAGCTATTCACCGGAGCCCTGTCCGACCGCTGGGGACGCAAGTGGCTCATCGCCGGGGGCATGTGGCTGCAGGCCCTCGCCCTGGCGCTGGTCGCTCTCGGCAACACGTTCACCCTCTGGGCGGTCGCCGCGGTGCTGCTCGGCGCGGGCACCGCGATGGTCTACCCGACCCTGCTGGCCTCCATCGGTGACGTCGCCCACCCGGCGTGGCGCGCCCGCTCGGTCGGGGTCTACCGGCTCTGGCGGGACGGCGGCTTCGCCGTCGGGGCGTTGCTCGCCGGCGTCGTCGCGGACGCATGGGGCGTG is a genomic window containing:
- a CDS encoding cytochrome b N-terminal domain-containing protein; translated protein: MTTAQGGMARVSGPSGPSWTARFRGRVARTVPPGQALPDRQPAYVASAIYVFGVLTLAAFVVVLVTGGVLAIGGSVWWHTSGLGHFTNSTHLWSVELFFAFMVIHLWGKFFMAAWRGKRALTWMTGVVCFLGSIGTAFTGYLVQSNFDSQWISTQAKDGLNSVGVGAFFNVLNPAQMLLWHVVLLPVVVGIITVLHLVLVRRHGVVPPIGEEEGA
- a CDS encoding MBL fold metallo-hydrolase, whose protein sequence is MVTIIPIDTPTLGDRSYVAHDGEVALVVDPQRDIDRVLDVVHEAGVRITHVFETHIHNDYVTGGLALAKVTGAAYHVNADDQVSYDRVPVRDGDVVEVSPALRVRVIATPGHTYTHLSYALEADGEQVGVFSGGSLLFGSTGRPDLLGPEHTHALVHHQYHSANRLAAELPEQAQVLPTHGFGSFCSATQSEATSSTIGQEKRTNPALTQAEQEWVDELLAALDTWPAYYAHMAPANAAGPDAADLSAPATADKDELRRRLEAGEWLVDLRSRTAFAAGHVRGTFNFGIDGQLATYLGWLIPWGTPVTLLGETPEQVAEAQRELARIGLDRPAAAATGSPEQWTDDRLGSFRTATFADLAQVRHHREVAMVDVRRTPEWDEAHIDGAVSLPLHELLDRLDEVPDGEVWVHCAAGYRASIAASVLARVGHHVVAVDDSFDEQAAPAGLPVVATARPLTVGS
- a CDS encoding metal-sensitive transcriptional regulator, translated to MVELNPDEMAPVLNRLRRAQGQLGGVLRMIEEGRDCKDVVTQLAAVNRALDRAGFAIISSGLKQCLADPDSADSMDTEALEKLFLSLA
- a CDS encoding rhodanese-like domain-containing protein gives rise to the protein MTLTPTRTKPTRITPEELRDWMAAPDAPRVLDVRSAAEFSSSHVAGSYNVPLDLLREHRHELREHLDEDVVLICRSGARASQAETLLAEVGLPNLHVLDGGVLAWEQAGEPLIRGRAPWDLERQVRLVAGSLVLGGVLASIVWPPARWLSGAVGGGLAFAAVTNSCAMGMLLSRLPYNRDTSTDLDSVLTALSDHPAA
- a CDS encoding MFS transporter; this translates as MTRPVALGLRANAAQFSLLVAVNALVGGMLGQERTVLPLLATRTFHLTAYTAALTYILAFGVSKAATNYVAGTWSDRYGRKPVLVAGWLVAVPVPLLLIWAPSWGWIVAANVLLGVSQGLTWSTTVIMKIDLVGPARRGFAMGLNEAAGYGAVAVTALATGYLAQAFGLRPAPFLLGIAFAALGLGLSTVFVRETRGHARLEAANHVARADGRHDHLHDELTDAQVFTQTSFREPALSSASQAGLVNNLNDGLAWGLFPVLFAATGMSVARIGVLAALYPGVWGLGQLFTGALSDRWGRKWLIAGGMWLQALALALVALGNTFTLWAVAAVLLGAGTAMVYPTLLASIGDVAHPAWRARSVGVYRLWRDGGFAVGALLAGVVADAWGVRTAVWVVAGLTAGSGLVVAVRMYETHLPAASRAAA
- a CDS encoding DUF302 domain-containing protein, producing MTSYAISTTLDQPFATVLEATRDALADQGFGVLTEIDLRATLKAKLDVDVEPQVILGACRPPLAHAALEAEPSIGLLLPCNVVVRSVGPATTLVEALDPEAMVTLTGNDALASVAQEATARLTAALGALTASPARA
- a CDS encoding sulfite exporter TauE/SafE family protein; this translates as MLALAIPIGLLIGLSLGALGGGGSILTVPALVYLLGQDTRSATTGSLLIVGVTALAGLAAHAREGRVRVAQGLVFGVLGIAGSWVGSRLSASVPPNVLLAAFSALMLVVAAVMFARSRTARHTPANASDATDLSRQPVLTLAPWSCDCPRAARVLVTATAVGLLTGFFGVGGGFAVVPALVISLGFAMPVAVGTSLLVIAVNSASALLARAGHGMHPDWLLLGTFTLAAVVGSVLGGRVASRVPPRTLSRAFTVLLVLVALYTAARSVPQLL
- a CDS encoding rhodanese-like domain-containing protein, translating into MRSQKTMRDVTPEEFAAAHAEGAFVVDVREPGEYVDGHVPGAVLLSMGQLAARLGEMPRGVPLFVICASGNRSKSMTSLLERAGFDACSVAGGTAAWARAGRPVVRGVRPHAA